The genomic interval CTTTTTGTCTTCAGACATTTCACACAGTTCCAACGATATATGTgctatggggaattccctggcagtccagtggttgggactcccacgctgtcactgccgagggcccaggttcgatccctggttgagaaactaaaatcccacaagccacacggcgtggccaaaaaaaaaaaaaaacctcatgccATGAATTTCTAGACTTTATCTGTGCATTCTGCCTAAATAATTACTGCTTCCTTCTTGGGAACCTGGATTGCCACCTGACATCCCTAGTACTCTTGGTTTCTGGAATTGTTTAGAGACTTTAGGAATCTCCTGGTccagtgattttcaaatttttgtaGAGTGGGACTCCAATGtaaaaaagtctattaaaagTGGTATTTTACTAGTATGAATGTAAGTTATAAGTTCAGTTTTATAATGTTTACTGATTATAGAATCAGGCCGTTTTGAAttccaaaaagaatgaaaggaatgaataaatatgtgaatAGTTATGGAGAACACGTTCAGTCTTACAGCCTCCTCAGCACCCACGCAGTTTGGATAGTGTGTTTGCAAAATGCTGCTTCAACCAAGACATGAAGGTCAATGAGCTTCTTAACAGAAGCTGGTATCTGAGTTGAGTCCTAATTTTTCCTAGCTTTTCCACTTCTctagtcatttatttttcacttgaaaTCCTTTGTTCAGGTTGCAACAATTTTTAAGATTACTGACAGATACAATTATATCACAACCAGGGAACATGGTATTACCACACTTTCACAGAATGTGCTACTAGATAATTCTAAATTGCTTTATTGTATTGGTGCTCTCAAATTTGGTAATTCTTAAATTATAACTTTTCATTCATTGAAAAGTTTAGAttgcataatattttttaacaagttaAAATTGATTAGATTTCACCAGACATACTTCATTTTCCATTCAGTTAGGTGATATGAAATTCACACAAATGGAAACACTAATTTTAcaacatgtaaatgaaataattcaggaTCAACGTTTATGATGTTTTAGTTCATAAAAGCCTGACTCAGCCTGAATTGAGTTTATACCCTGCATGGAAGCAGACTTGATCGTTGGAAAAATGCTCAAGCCCCACTGCAGCAACTCTGATTCAGTTGGTTCCTAGGGCTCAGGCATTTTTCCTAGTGCCCCAGAGAGTTCAGTGTGTGACTGAAGTCAAGAATCACTGCCCAGGAGGCTGTGTCTTAACGCACGCAGCGTTGGTGGAGAGAGTAAGCAGGTTATGCCCTGATGACAGCAGACACCATTCTTGGGACTGCAGGGAGATCGGGACCTGTGTGTTGTAAATAGGGCCACCAGACACGCAGTCCCATCATCTGCCTTTTAGCCTAACTTTGTTCAGCAGTATCTGGCAGGAAAGGAGGATGGGGATGGATAGAGAAATTCCACTTTGACCTCACGGTCCCAgcaaaaaaatgctgaaagaaaggaAGCTAACTACTGGCTCTTGAACTTCTTGTAGCCCTGATTCTGCTAATTTAAGGGATGTTTTTCCCTcaagtgtagttttaatttgcactttacTGTGACTTCAACGTGTGCAGCTCGAGCACATTGTTAGGTGTGTAACACAGTAAAGACTGAATGAGCTCAGAACTCAAGCCCTGCTATAGATAGTactgcatttataattttttgacatgaaatttttattgtattttaaaattcagaagttaaaaattacacagcagttaaaaatttttttgagatcAAAACAGTACTAAAATGAACTTTGGAACtgattttaggattattttggACATACACACTACTCATGGACACTAAATGAATGAAGTTAATAAATCCCTGAGAACTTGACTGAAGCAGAATATTCAGCCATgaacatattcaataaatatttgttaatactACTGTGTACCTGGCATTGTGCTAGGAGCTGGGGAAGAAGTGATGAACCAGACTCCTCTTAAGGCAGGAGTGTTACAAATTATTGCACAGATAACTTAAAGTACAATTGTGACACATTCTGTAAGACAGCAGTGGTGCTGGGAGACTGAGAGTATCTCAGGAGGACCTAACCTTGATGGAGAAAGTCAttattattagtttcaggtgagcaacgtaatgattcaatatttgtatatactgcaaaatgatcatcacaataagtctagttaacatccatctcctcacatagttacagattttttgtgtgatgagaactttttaagatctactcccttagaaactttcaaatatacaatacagtattgttagctatagtcaccatgctgtacattccattccatgacttacttattttttacCACCTTCAGCCATTTTGCCCACactccaccccctgcctctctAGTAagcaccagtctgttctctgtatccatgaatttgggttttttttagattccacatatcagagatcatacggtatttgtcttttttaatctgacttatttcacttagtataatgccctcaaggtccatccacattgtcacaaatggcaagattttgttctttttttatggctgaagaataatatctatagatatagatatataaatatatagatatcacattttctttatccattcatccattgatggacacttaggttgcttccatgtcttggctattgtggataatgctgcagtgaacatagtgatgtatatatcttttcaagtcagtgttttcacttcctttggataaatacccagaagtggaattgctggatcatataatagttctagttttaatttttttaagggacctccatactgttttccatagtggctgcactaatttacattcccacaagggttcccttttctccacatcctcaccaacacttgttatttcttgtctttttgataaacaGCCAATCTAataggtatgaggtggtatctaattgtggttttgatttgcatttccctgatgatcaatgatgttgagcatcttttagtgttacctgttggccatctgtatgtctttggaaaaatgtcttttcagatcctctgcccattttttaatcagttttttggtttttttgtttttgctatcaagttatatgagttctttatatattttggatattacccccttatcagatatatggtttgcaaatattttctcccattttgtaggttgcctttgcatttgctgcCTGATTCCTTTGCTTGCAatttatggaaacaacctaagtatgtGTCGATGgatgataaagaaaataacaaaaacaccaagctcatagatacagaaaacagatcgGTGTTTGTTAGAGATTgatggggtgtggggaggtggagggCAAATGAGTGAAGGGGATTAAAAGTTACAAacatccagttataaaataaataagtcatggggatgtcatgtacagcatggtgactgtggttaataatactgtattgcatatttgaaagttgctaagagagcagatcttaacggttctcatcacacaaaaaaatttttgaaactatattgatggatgttaactggatttattgtagtgatcattttgcaatatatagagagtcattatgttgtacacctgaaactaatataatgttatatatcaattatacctcaattaaaaaaagaatctggtaAATGGTGTCTTCTGTTTGTGCCTTTCTTAACTTgcccctcctttaaaaaaatgggggAGGAGCATTGTTTTTTTATCAAAGTAaacatgttcattcatttttaacaatttcaCACCATAAATAGAAGAGCAAAGGAAGTAAAAGGAAGgagtggggtgggcagggcctggagTCATTCCTCCTGTGTGTTGTCTTGTTTAACAGGGCCACCTGGGGCACAGGAAACACTGACAGATGTGCACTGGGGATTATTACAGAGACAATCATTTAACTTAAACCTCCCAGCATCATTATGCCCTTAAACATGGAAGGAGACTGAAGCTGAGGTGGTTTGTTTATTCTCATTTGTGGTAAAATTTAAGGACTTAagatgtatagaaatataattagaagtatttttattgctatagcattgaaataaaaataattccatttgtgattgaaaattatattaatagagTTGAGCATACAATATTAATTAAAACCTAATTAGGTAGATTTACTgattaaattagttttaaaataaatattgtcacagaatattttatataatagaatattttatatataaaaatgtcagtAGTTTTATTGGGAAGAAATGttataactaaaatataaagtaaaataagtatGATGGAATTCATCTTTGAAGTAGAATATGAAAACTAATTTCTGGTATGTGACAGACAAAATATACCAGACAGTTAAGGAGATGATTTTATTCAAGCTATTGCAGCAGGGAGAATGTTTATTAATGGAAAACctctcaaagaaggaaaaaatggggAGTTTTATAAAACTAGGGAGTCAGTAAGGAAGGGTGAAGGTGGGTCCTATCTGGAAATACGGTCAGCCCTTTCTTGGAACACAGAAGGTTCAGTGCTTCTTAACCATGGCTGCTTTCTGGTAGTACAGGGCTCAGGTAAATTTTAACATTGTCAGATGGAACAAGGTTACTGATATTACCGTATTAAGTTATGTTTATAAATTGTGTGAGATACACACCATGGTTTGAAAATAGAATTCAGTGAAAACTTTACAGAAGCTTCATTTGTAACCTTAAAATCTATaggtttcttaatatttatttctgcaCTGGAGGACTAGAACAGGGCAGCTTTGTCTTGTAGGGGTGACCAGGAATTGAAATTCCTCACAAGCTAAGCAAGGGGAAGAAACCAGTGGAGAGGGAGGTTTGAAGACCAAGGGCAGGCCAGGCGGCCCTATAGTAAAAGTAAGACCCGATAAAAGTGACAGCCCTCCCTATGAGGTCTCTtccagtgaggaaggaaggaggttAAAGATGGGCATTTATAAGTGGGTCCGGGTAAAGGAGGGAATTTCATGGattttgtttaatataaattttaaaaggacaaaatcaTGACCCATATAAAAATGAACGCGGAacaatgattttatttaactAGTTAGTTAATGAAAGAACTAGACAAATGTcaaccattttaaaagaaaagttgacTTTATATAGAGTAAAAGAATGTTGAAATGAGTTTACAGATGGAAGCAAAACTGGCTTTTCCCACTGCAGGAAGGGTTGCCCCTTCACCAGACAATTATGGGCATGTCCACAGACGAGAATTATTTGCATTGCTATCAGTTACCTACAATTTACCAAGGTGTAAAATAGCTCAAAGGCAGTGAAAAGACCAAGCCCTGTAGGATCCGATAATTCCCAGAGGCTCCAGTATTCCATTGAAAGGATATTCAGTAATCTCTTTTGCTTGCACCaaagtctttcatttttcctAGCCATGCTTGCTATGTAGTAACTACATGCTTTCTCTGATATTCAGTTATCAGTTGATTGCCCATTTCTCTGCTTTAAAAGCCACGTCtgatcctttcctttctccccactcTTTCTGGTCTCCATCAGGTCAAAGGAGCCTGGGGCAACCAGGATGTCTAAATTTATATCCAGctacaaatacaaaatacagtTTGCTCACGTTTGGATTGCTTTTGCTTAACGTCGTGTCTTTTTCTTGGgatggcatttaaaattttttaatttaatgttataaataataaccagggtttctttatattatataattttaagttgGGAGTTAATCAGCAATAACCATAATAGTTTGGCCACATAGCAATCTAACTAGGTTTTCATCTATAAGTTGAAGGTAAAAGTTAATGAATTTGAGTTATTAGCCAAGTGGTTCTCAACCTGTATGATTTTGCCTCCCAAGGgcatgctactggcatctagtgggtagaggccaggaatgctgctaaaacttcctacaatgcacaagacagctCCCCCAAAGCAAAATTACCCAGTTCCTACTGttaatagtgccaaggttgagaaactctgacaGCCCATTGAAAAATGTTAGAGGAAAGCTAAAGTTTtactgtaataaaatttaaaataattttatgatctTAAATCTatatgaaaaacataaattttatttttatggttttaaaattatcttattaccaattttccatttttagaaattaagccaTCAGTATTACCTTTAACTTGAGAGACTAAATGATTAACTGGAAACAGATGCCTTTCCCTTGTAATGTATATaacacttatatttttaaattatttttcctattttaggtTTCATTGAAGAAACATATTCATCCCATTTCTAAgattaatatttacaatttggATTTGTCGACCTTCTTGTAAGATATATTTGGCAATCAAAATGAAAGCTTTCTTTGAAGTTTTAGAACAATTATACAGGAAGGTACTTCTTGGAGCCGCACTTGAAAATGACAGCCATGATTACATCTTTTATCTCAACCCAGCATTTTCAGATCAAGATTGCTCTACAACCACCTCCTCAGACTGCTCAAACATCCTTGATGTTCAGGGCAAGCATCAGCCATCCTCTGTCAATTTGGCTACCCCTTCTGTAGCACCTGTGTGTTTGCAGAGACATTTTCAGATGAGCAGTACCCGAGAAATAATGCTCCTTCAGTTAACAGTGATCAAAGTGATGATAACCAGAATATTATCTGTCGAAACTGAATTGCATGCAAAGGAGAAATATAGAGAtataattaaaattcttttaaaatcatctgaCTTCGATTCTAAATTAGTAAGTGCATttgcttttggggttttttttaagatctagattttaaaaatataagttttaaCATTTAGTAACAGTAggtaaatttatttgttttcttatagacCTGTATGTTCCAAAACTCGGATAAATTGTTATCTCACATGGCTGCAAAGTGCCTTGCACTACTTCTGTATTTCCAATTGAAGGAAAAGGTAAGATAAGTAATCAAATTATGTTACTGtttcttttatagtttctttaaaaattgctctCTGGCATTcaatattttatcaataaaatatttgctcaCATAATAACGTGTAAATCCACAAAAGTTTAAGAATAGAATAATATGATGATGGCTTATATCAAGGATTAGAGTCTTAAATATGTTGTAAATCTTCACAAATCAGATTCTTAACCCAAAAGATGTGTTTCACGTCAGAGAGTTCATAACTTTCTTCAGATTGTCAAAGGAGTAGGtgggcctccttcctcccctccaaaaaaaggtTTAGGAACCCCTGCTTGAGACTAAAACCATTTTCACAGGTTTAATATAAATGAATTCTAAGAGTGGTCCTCAgcataatgaaaaaatatgaacaaattatcagatttttctcttatctctcaattaattaaaaaatctaaatttactGACTTCTTTCAGCTATAATTGCTTGTTCCTTTCTTAAAATAACATTCTTTCCTGAATTAAAAAAGGCAGTATTTGCAGtagaaaatttgggaaaagagaaaatgtataaagacaaaaataaaaattacatatcatTCCAGCTACCAGAGATAATAACCACTGCTAATATTTTCATGTTCCCTTTGATCTTTTATTTCTATGGCATATTGAATTTCTTGATTTAAGGAATATTAGGATATTTGTGTCCTTGTTTTAACAAATAttatcatagttttttttttggaagggagTAAGCAATGTTGTATTGAGTTGTATATAGTAGGTAATTTGtaattgtaaagaaaatattgtattataacTTACTTactcctttaaattttttctaacttCTAGATAACATTGAGTAATTCCTGGATTTCTTTTTGccaaaaaaatctttctgaataTTCTGAAAGTGATAAAGTAGTATACTGCCTCTGGATGCTTACCTTTGtaataaaagaaatctttaaagatACATGTTCACAAAAAGCAGGTATGAATTATGTTTCCCCGTAAACAATGGTCATTATCTTGTTCCCAAGGAGCATTATAGTTATATAATGAAGAGTAAAACTTACTTTACAACGTCTGATCTGTCTTGAAGTATGAAAAACTAAAGAATTGTGCCCCATATTTTTTGACTGAGGAtacctttttaaaaggaaaaaatgtaaaacttaactattattaaaaattgaaattaaagcttttcatttttatatatcctTTGCATCGTCTGATGTTACTGCTATTTGTAAAATGTGTATTAGCCATGGTTATTAGCTCTTATTTTTAGTCTGTGTATCTTCATTTGTTCATGTTAGAGGTAAACAATCCAATCcattttttcatcttataaagggataataattataaaaattgaattgtaaaattgttttttaagaagtctttgtttttcctgttgcttataattactatttttttaatcacagaaatTCTAAAGCAGTTCCTGGCTCCTTTTGACACTGTTTTTGAAGTCTTTTACAATTCCTTATTTTCTCAGCATTTTGAAAACCACCAAGATACTTCTAAACTAATAAACAGCTTGATATGTTTTCTGGAATTGCTTGAACTTCTTATAGCCTCCAGAATCCACCTGAAGTTACATTTCACTTGCCagaggattttatttttgaaaccttCTTGCGTGTTCGATGTTATTACCTGGCCTATTCAGGCTTTTGTCAAAAGGAAATTCATCATATTCATCAAAAAGTGCCTTCTCTGCAAAGTGGGTGAAGACCTTTGTCGGGGATCTGTCCCTACCTTCATGGCACCAGATCATCCTTTAGATGTGGACCTGTTGGCTTTGGCTGATGCTGTTCTGCAAGCTGTGGATTTGGGCTTGTTGAGGACACTGTCTGTCTATGGAAAACCTTCCTGCTTTGGAGGCGATGAAGTCCAACCTGGATGTGAGTGTGTTCCTGGTCCAGATCATGTGATCCTTAGAGCAGCGAGCTTACTTATCATTAGATCCTTAGAAATCAAGTTTCAAAATGGTGCTTCAGCAAATGAAATGAAAGGTAACTCTCTCAACTCCTTTTGTATGCAAAGTAATGGGTAATTATTTACTGAagtaaaattattcataattatcAAATCTCAGGACTGTAATTTCACAATTTAAGCTATATGTTATTCtagttataatttattttcttcagaaaaagagaaaaaactagaaTTGCCTTaaaaaaagtttcagttttgTGCTCTAAACTGA from Physeter macrocephalus isolate SW-GA chromosome 11, ASM283717v5, whole genome shotgun sequence carries:
- the LINS1 gene encoding protein Lines homolog 1 isoform X1, with the translated sequence MKAFFEVLEQLYRKVLLGAALENDSHDYIFYLNPAFSDQDCSTTTSSDCSNILDVQGKHQPSSVNLATPSVAPVCLQRHFQMSSTREIMLLQLTVIKVMITRILSVETELHAKEKYRDIIKILLKSSDFDSKLTCMFQNSDKLLSHMAAKCLALLLYFQLKEKITLSNSWISFCQKNLSEYSESDKVVYCLWMLTFVIKEIFKDTCSQKAEILKQFLAPFDTVFEVFYNSLFSQHFENHQDTSKLINSLICFLELLELLIASRIHLKLHFTCQRILFLKPSCVFDVITWPIQAFVKRKFIIFIKKCLLCKVGEDLCRGSVPTFMAPDHPLDVDLLALADAVLQAVDLGLLRTLSVYGKPSCFGGDEVQPGCECVPGPDHVILRAASLLIIRSLEIKFQNGASANEMKVDLQRFMSELLTFLKPHLQPSLQSHNLCEWLSRVFIEQDDDMLEAAKIAMGIYLKLTRECEATESLTQEKEMWNHHTHENGYNPHCIFLFLLKNIGFDSTVLLDFLISSETCFLEYFVRYLKLLQKDWDNFFTICKYFEITESKDNVNICCCISSLVQDRSSNQTEPSPLAVLGNHRDAHAWVSWASEASSEPLNHVVMSEEAQATLQANSLSPPRTSQRLVDYETSDDSEEESTDQRLANSRLTSLHQEAMKKIQDTVGTSRDKKELSLESQSRSLVPKESNTPFSVDCDIGPNNIASKVGISYRTVKCFEELQGAIYRLQKKNLFPYNPTALLKLLKHIETMYNRNTAKYMYTT
- the LINS1 gene encoding protein Lines homolog 1 isoform X3 produces the protein MKAFFEVLEQLYRKVLLGAALENDSHDYIFYLNPAFSDQDCSTTTSSDCSNILDVQGKHQPSSVNLATPSVAPVCLQRHFQMSSTREIMLLQLTVIKVMITRILSVETELHAKEKYRDIIKILLKSSDFDSKLTCMFQNSDKLLSHMAAKCLALLLYFQLKEKITLSNSWISFCQKNLSEYSESDKVVYCLWMLTFVIKEIFKDTCSQKAEILKQFLAPFDTVFEVFYNSLFSQHFENHQDTSKLINSLICFLELLELLIASRIHLKLHFTCQRILFLKPSCVFDVITWPIQAFVKRKFIIFIKKCLLCKVGEDLCRGSVPTFMAPDHPLDVDLLALADAVLQAVDLGLLRTLSVYGKPSCFGGDEVQPGCECVPGPDHVILRAASLLIIRSLEIKFQNGASANEMKVDLQRFMSELLTFLKPHLQPSLQSHNLCEWLSRVFIEQDDDMLEAAKIAMGIYLKLTSSELILRQGRPPAVPGLQQPYSYNL
- the LINS1 gene encoding protein Lines homolog 1 isoform X2, which produces MKAFFEVLEQLYRKVLLGAALENDSHDYIFYLNPAFSDQDCSTTTSSDCSNILDVQGKHQPSSVNLATPSVAPVCLQRHFQMSSTREIMLLQLTVIKVMITRILSVETELHAKEKYRDIIKILLKSSDFDSKLTCMFQNSDKLLSHMAAKCLALLLYFQLKEKITLSNSWISFCQKNLSEYSESDKVVYCLWMLTFVIKEIFKDTCSQKAEILKQFLAPFDTVFEVFYNSLFSQHFENHQDTSKLINSLICFLELLELLIASRIHLKLHFTCQRILFLKPSCVFDVITWPIQAFVKRKFIIFIKKCLLCKVGEDLCRGSVPTFMAPDHPLDVDLLALADAVLQAVDLGLLRTLSVYGKPSCFGGDEVQPGCECVPGPDHVILRAASLLIIRSLEIKFQNGASANEMKVDLQRFMSELLTFLKPHLQPSLQSHNLCEWLSRVFIEQDDDMLEAAKIAMGIYLKLTRECEATESLTQEKEMWNHHTHENGYNPHCIFLFLLKNIGFDSTVLLDFLISSETCFLEYFVRYLKLLQKDWDNFFTICKYFEITESKDNVNICCCISSLVQDRSSNQTEPSPLAVLGNHRDAHAWVSWASEASSEPLNHVVMSEEAQATLQANSLSPPRTSQRLVDYETSDDSEEESTDQRLANSRLTSLHQEAMKKIQDTVGTSRDKKELSLESQSRSLVPKESNTPFSVDCDIGPNNIASKVGISYRTVKCFEELQGAIYRLQKKNLFPYNPTALLKLLKHIETMYNRSMTPL